The following are from one region of the Gossypium hirsutum isolate 1008001.06 chromosome D03, Gossypium_hirsutum_v2.1, whole genome shotgun sequence genome:
- the LOC121215373 gene encoding cytochrome b-c1 complex subunit 7-2, mitochondrial isoform X2 — MSSFLQSFLDPKKSWLAALHMKSLSKRLRKYGLRYDDLYDRYYDLDIKEALNRLPREIVNARNQRLKRSMDLSMKHEYLPENLQQMQTPFRSYLQDMLALVYVSYMGTLCDAWNEVSKGKGRKSK; from the exons ATGTCGTCGTTCTTGCAGTCATTTCTGGATCCCAAGAAAAGCTGGTTGGCAGCTCTGCACATGAAATCCCTTTCCAAGCGCCTCCGCAAATACG GCCTTCGCTATGACGATTTATACGACCGTTACTATGATTTGGATATCAAGGAGGCGTTGAATCGGCTGCCCCGTGAGATCGTCAATGCCCGCAACCAACGCCTTAAGCGTTCGATGGACCTCTCTATGAAGCACGAGTATCTTCCCGAAAACCTTCAG CAAATGCAAACACCATTTAGGAGCTATCTTCAAGATATGCTTGCTCTT GTATATGTCTCCTACATGGGTACTTTATGCGATGCTTGGAATGAAGTTAGcaaaggaaaaggaagaaaaagtaAGTAA